A single region of the Lotus japonicus ecotype B-129 chromosome 4, LjGifu_v1.2 genome encodes:
- the LOC130711774 gene encoding la-related protein 1C-like translates to MAMSGAAASPNHSPSPSPWSQIVSAAAPPSSPPAVSVSDSSAVNSAPAEETENNANGGKRPAWNKPSNAASSSVMGADSWPALSKSAHSPAKSLPESVKGSVDSSSPSPNLQGTGSATPSPQRQVRDNAGVNNTLPTQQKPYKRSNSNLSSNGGHNPQHSGNQGSVAATGSHSHNSSQKDHHQQRTGFVSNDHPPQQRNSYRNRNGGGPHQRGDGAHHHNYGGRRDQDRGNQDWNNQRNFNGRDNYMSPRFVPRYIRPPPPPNPAQLFPPPPPPMRPFGGSIGFPGNSIGFPELPPQVVYVPPPPLDSLRGVSFVPPIPPNAMFFQPPDPQLHTMIVNQVDYYFSNENLVKDIYLRQNMDDQGFVPINLIAGFKKVKLLTDNIQIVLDAVRSSSAVEVQGDKIRRRNDWRRWLMPPVQISNVTAPQTVGQLTEQVQSISLETTKSDAAGGQDVSHSRPLGDFNSQYMLSTSEGTGQVGIQVSDHSISARN, encoded by the exons ATGGCTATGAGTGGTGCTGCCGCTTCTCCCAATCATTCCCCTTCTCCGTCTCCATGGAGCCAGATTGTCTCCGCCGCCGCGCCTCCCTCATCACCGCCCGCCGTATCCGTATCCGACTCATCCGCCGTTAATTCCGCCCCGGCGGAGGAGACCGAGAACAATGCCAACGGCGGTAAGAGGCCTGCCTGGAACAAACCCTCCAATGCGGCTTCCTCCTCCGTCATGGGCGCCGATTCCTGGCCTGCTTTGTCCAAGTCCGCTCATTCTCCGGCTAAATCGCTCCCCGAATCGGTTAAGGGTTCCGTAGATTCATCATCGCCCTCGCCAAATTTACAG GGTACCGGAAGCGCGACTCCCTCTCCGCAGAGGCAAGTGAGGGATAATGCCGGTGTGAACAATACTTTGCCGACTCAACAGAAGCCTTATAAGCGAAGCAATTCGAATCTGTCTTCCAATGGAGGCCACAATCCACAACATTCTGGGAATCAGGGTTCCGTGGCTGCGACGGGGTCCCACAGCCACAACTCTTCGCAGAAGGACCACCACCAACAAAGAACTGGGTTTGTGTCGAATGATCACCCGCCGCAGCAGCGAAATTCGTATAGAAACCGGAATGGCGGCGGTCCTCATCAGCGGGGAGATGGTGCTCACCATCATAACTATGGGGGCAGGCGTGATCAGGACCGTGGGAATCAGGATTGGAATAATCAGCGAAATTTTAATGGTAGAGACAACTATATGTCTCCGAGATTTGTGCCACGATATATAAGGCCCCCACCTCCTCCTAATCCTGCTCAATTGtttccaccgccaccaccaccaatgcGTCCATTCGGAGGCTCCATTGGGTTTCCCGGTAACTCCATCGGGTTTCCTG AACTACCACCTCAAGTGGTATATGTTCCACCTCCACCGCTGGACTCCCTAAGAGGCGTATCATTTGTGCCTCCAATACCACCTAATGCAATGTTCTTTCAACCTCCGGATCCTCAATTGCACACTATGATTGTCAACCAAGTTGACTACTATTTCAG TAATGAGAATTTAGTTAAAGATATATACTTGCGGCAGAACATGGATGACCAGGGCTTTGTTCCCATAAATTTAATAGCAGGCTTTAAGAAA GTAAAGCTTTTGACTGACAATATCCAGATTGTACTAGATGCTGTTCGAAGTTCATCTGCTGTTGAAGTGCAG GGTGACAAAATAAGGAGACGGAATGATTGGAGGAGATGGCTGATGCCTCCTGTTCAGATTTCTAACGTTACAGCACCCCAAACTGTTGGACAGCTGACAGAACAAGTTCAAAGCATTTCTCTTGAAACAACTAAATCTGATGCTGCTGGAGGACAAGATGTTTCACATAGTAGACCATTGGGGGATTTTAATAGTCAATATATGCTTTCCACGAGCGAGGGCACTGGTCAAGTCGGTATTCAAGTTTCGGATCACTCTATATCTGCAAGAAATTAG